GGCTGGGTCTACTGCCGTTTTCACTATCTTGAAGGACATGAGTTCGATCGACCTGAAGATgaggtgaaattctttctTGAATCTCTTGATAATCCCGATACCTGGGAATGGCACGAACAATACGAAACCAAGTCAGACTCCAATAATACGAACGAGAAGGTAGAGAATAATGAGGAGAGCAGGATGAAGCAGGATGAATTTGAACCTTCGGCCGATGAGGACGATGAGTCGACTGTCGAGACTGAATACGCGACTGATGATGGCGACTATATGTACCCATACGACGAAAAGAtgtcagaaaatgaaaatgatacaCAACCTTGCAACCGGAAGACGCTTGACGACAACGCTTATTACTGCAACAAGGAATTAATGGAACTTCTTGTTTTCGATGCGAAAGCGACAAACGTCAGTTTCACAGGAAGATTTATCTTCTCAAATGAAACAGAACGGCAATTGGCCGCCATGTACGGAGTCTTTCTGCGATTTGTCGCAACCCAGAGCGGACTCACGCGATGGCAAGACGTTGGAGACTCTCCCGATGTAGAAAATGATTCATGGTTTTGGAACCAGGGAGAAGAAAACATTAAACTCGAGTTTGGCGACCTCCATCGACGAGCGGTAAATGAACCATGGTATAAGGGAGCCATTTTTCAGCACACCGTTGATCCCGAAAGTATCTCGGTGACAGGTAATTTATAGAAATATACTTCTACGTTTTCAGTTATATGAAGATCCATTCTGCAACTTTTTGTTGTGTGATATGAATTTCACATATTTTGCGACCGGATGTGAACActttgatcgatttttttcccagTTCCAACTATCCGAGGGGCAGACGCCGTCGTGACTGTGGCACAAGCGATATTCCCCAAAGATGGAGCCCAAAAGGCTCCCGCGGCCGTTATCGGATTCCAAATGCCGATGGAGTCTTTATACGCAAGGTTTCAGGACCTGACTCAAGACCACACTGAATCAAACTTTTCTTGTGCTAGTGCAGTGATCGATTGCTACCTGATAGACCAAAACGGCTACGTTGTAGTTTCTGACTTGAACGAAACTGGGATATTCTTTGGCACCGTTCAGGGTGGTGTTATGAAGTCCATGATTTACCAAGGCGCGTACAAGCCCGTGGTGTTCTACGATTATCAAGCGCTTTGTTCCTATCCTGTGAGCTCATTACCGCACGAGATCAAACAATACCGTTGTCGGTTTCCAATATACTGACTGCCTTTTCAACCTTCCAGACGTTCAAGGGTGCCGCTAATTTCCTCAAGACTCCATTTCACCACTTGGCGCAACTCTCGACCTGGCTCTTTACTCGCCTGGTGTGGCTAACTTTGCAGATCGTCGAGTTTCCGGTGGCTTGGAGTAAGAAAGATATGAACGAAGACGCTCCAGCACCGCCTCCTCCACCCAAAAAGGTTATCGAACATTACGCTTGTGACGAAAAAAGGACCCTCTACATTTGGCAGCCGAAGCTCGCAGAACATTTGACCAACGTTTCCGATTATCCGTCGCGACCATTTTATGCTGAAAAGGTCTGCACAATCTTTGTTCTCACGCTGTTCGTGGCCCCGTTCGGATTTCATTACCTGCTACTGATTTCAGGTCCCTTTTACCAACCTCGTGCTTGTCGTCGTCAATGTCTCGTATCCGTCGTCTTACGAACGCATTGAACTACACCCCACGGAGATACGTCCggagttttactcaaatggAGGCCAAGAATTCCCCTGCCACAAATTGAATCTCACTCACCTGGAGAGACGTGGACTTGAAGGATGTTACGCGGAAGATCCTGGAGAGGATGAAATTAAAGACTGTGGCGCTTGATTCTGATCACGAATTTCCGTGTACCACGGTCAACAATTTTACTGATGGGTTTCATGGtatttttttaccctcttactaaatatcaataatcagtatttgtataaaaatcaataaattttccaattattaATTTGTGCACCTTGTACCCATTGTTTCACTCCTTTCTTACCACCCCCGGTTCGTTGAGATTCCAAATATTAAAACAAATCAGTTTCATTTGCTTTCTAGTCTACACTTGACTTTTAAGGTATATGTTTACCACATAATCAttctgacaaattttccaAAGTTTAGTATCGATCAAGGGTTTACATATTTACGGAAAACGTTGCTATCAAAAAATGCATCCAAAGTTTTTTTATACTAAACCCCAAATTCAAATCCCTTCACCGTAACACATGACaaccgaaaattcaaacgtgaGTTGGTATATTGGAAACAAAGAAAGACTGTCTTGCTTCCCTGCGAAGTAAACTTTATCCAGCCACCTGCGTTACGAGGTTCACTAACAAGGAAATTATCCCTGGTCGAtatctccgatttgatttcttttgtagttatagtagactaaaaactaagcgacacttattttttctacccgtcattaaacactttaagggggtgaaatcATTCTCCGAAACACAGCATATTACGgggcgatttggcagtttcacccacCAGAACATAATACTTTTCAACCAAGCCAAAAGTTTCCCCCTAACGAGAAATGacaaatgtatttttctcaattaaaaaatacaaaaaactgCCGAATCGccccttgacatgccttactaTGGAGGGTGCTTTCACCTCCTTCAAGTGTTTAAtcgcagataaaaaaaaatgtaatacgTATCGCTTAGTCTTTAGCCTACTAtgacatattacaaaagaaatcaaattggaGATATCGATCAGGGATACCTTCTTTGTTAGTAGCGTGGGAGATGTTGCGGTAAACGAACAGGCCGCCTGATCCGTACCGGGGCAAGAGCGCAAGCTCAGGGTCCGTTTTACACGTGCGCCCACGAAGGTTAACGATGCGCAAATTACATATACGTACGCACATGCATTAGCACAATAGCTGGCAGCACGTTACCCTAAGTTTGCGCCGGAAGGTGCGCGCGACGAAACTCGCTCGTGGAGTTAGGTCAGAGCGCAGTTGTGTCGCGGGTCTAGCTACGAAACGATCAATAGCCAAGGGAGCGGAGCCACACCGAGGCCATCGCCAAACGCGATTTAGATATCTAATTCCACCCTGACACTTTATTAAATGTTTACGCGTCAAGTTTGGAGTATAATATCATAGCTTCACAACGATTCAGTCCTTTTCCTCATCCCCCCGTAGAATGCAGTCACCCTTTCTTACCTCGGTGATCATCACCTTGATGATCCTTGCTGAGGGTCCTTCGGGAAGAACTGAACGTATCTCCTACAACACGtaagtatgaaaaaataagcaGACACTTGTACTACTGCAAACGCTTCAGAACTTGACTGAGTTAACGATGAGTGAGAAATCACATCGGGCAGATGAAGGAGTGCGGATTGACGTGTGGGAGGCTATTCATCTTCATCGGCCTTTTTTGATCGAACTTTGTCGACCTCGATATCATCATATGGTTGTTATGATAGTACTGACGTCACGGTCTTGGATTTTATAACGGGTATTAAAGCCTGATTAAAACAGCACACTACCCCTAGGTCGTATCCTCGTTTGTTAATACCTTAAATCTATAAATGTTCGTTAATCGCTGACgtgtgagtaaaaaaaaaaaaaattttacatttgcGATATTCAAGGATacgaatttattttgtttttacacgAGTAGTTCACAGACTAACAAAATTACTCGACTGATGCTATGACATAGTCGCTGTTTCGCTGCTACATTTGCATCGATAAGTCTTTAGTGTTTTTATTGCGTAttgcgaaagaaaatttcgaaatttacaCACTTCCTGTAATAGAAAATACAACAGCAATTTCGTTACATGCAAACGAACAGCAGTGTTCAATCAATCTACCCGGCCTCGTCGTATCTCAATTCAGGCTATTAACGTTATGTTACCAGTTTGTAAATTTATCCGAAATCTGAATTAGCGGATAAACTTTTGATAGTagagataataattttgataagTATTTGGATCGCTTCGACATGCAGCTCCGATGCTGCAGCATCGTGTTAAATAGCTTCATCGTAAatcataaattgaaaacagcAACCATAAAACACAATACACGTACGTTATATGAACTGCCGTTAGCTGGATTAAGTCGGAGTCGCGGGAAAGTGAGTTCAAATGAGAAATTTAGATTTTCATTAGCTGTTAAAATTGAAGGAGTTATTTTTGCGAATTATGATATCCTAATACCTAACGGCACGTTGTGTCGTTGCTCGATTCCTGAGGAAGCGGTCACTTATCTCTGTGCTTGATACAGGGTCAAGTCCTGGGCTCATAAGCTGGGATTCGAGCTGTCACTGCTCGGTAAGTACGTGACGCGAGTCCAAGAGCTTGAAGAGAGCTACAGACAAGCAGAAGTGAAGCCCAGGGATGGAGCCGCTCTGGTCCAGGAGATAGCGAAAGACATTGGGTTCTTGATGGAATCGAAAATATCTGCAGTCAAGGTTAGCGCATGCACTGACTTATGGGTATCATCAATTCTTTAACCCAACGTTATATCGTCACCGAGTAATACATGCGAACATTTTTGCAGCGAATCATGGACGTGGCTGAGAGTTTGGCGGAGAACGCGAGCAATGATGTTAAACCTCCGGTCATGTACCACAACGCGAAGGACAACAACTTGACGATGACTTATAGTGCGCATTTTGGACGCCGCGTAAATCTCAACTATTCCAACTTTCACATACCAACGAACGTCTATAACCAGTCGTACAACGTCGTAACGGCGATCACATGGGCCCAGAAGCTGAATACAACGTTCATGAATAACTATGACCTCGATCCCTCCTTGTCATGGCAATATTTCGGAAGCTCGACGGGGTTCATGATGCAATATCCGGCTATCAGTTGGAACATGGAACCGGTGGACCTCTTTGACTGCCGTACGCGGAACTGGTACATCGAGGCTGCGGCAAGTCCCAAGGATATTCTTATCCTCGTGGACAACTCCGGTAGCATGACCGGGATCCGTAAAGAAATTGCGAGGCACGTTGTAAACAGTATCCTCGACACCCTGGGGAACAACGACTTCGTGAATGTAATTAAATTCTCTAACGAAACCCACGAGGTAGTAGCATGCTTCAACAACACCTTAGTCCAGGCGAATTTAGCCAATATACGGGAGCTCAAGACCGCGATGGAATGCGTGGACACCGATAAGATAGCCAATTTCAGCATCGTCCTAAGGCAGGCCTTCGAGCTGTTGGAGAACTTCCGGGAGCAACGTAAAGGCACATTGTGCAACCAGGCCATAATGCTCGTCACCGACGGTGTCCCCGAGAATTACAAAGAAATATTCGCAACCTACAACTGGCGTGCCAACTCTGACGACCCTGACATGGGTGACATGCCGGTAAGGGTCTTCACTTACTTGATTGGCCGCGAGGTGCCCGACGTCAGGGATGTAAGGTGGATGGCCTGCGCCAACCGGGGCTACTACGTTCATCTATCGACGATGGCTGAGGTCTCTGAAAAGGTATGACGCAGATTTGATTACACAGAAACTTGCGGCAAATGCCCCATGATcgtttaattgaaattgatttcggTCACGGTGTCGCAGGTTTTGAACTACATACCGGTCATGGCGAGGCCTCTGGTCCTACGACGGACGGACCATCCAGTGATCTGGACCCCGGTTTATGCCGACGTAACTGACCCCATAATGACGGACTGGTTATGGGAACAAAGGGAGCGGAGCTACCAACGTGAACTTGTAGAAACGCATCGCATCCACAACCCCGAAACGCGGCAACGCCTAATGAACTTGAGGGAAGAACGCGAGAGAAGATTTGTCCAGAAACACAAGAGGACCTACGACCAGGACGATGACCTACAGGAATACAGACTTATGACTACTGTCAGTGTTCCAGTTTTCAATCGGCGACCAAACGCGGTGAGTataacataactgtctagacCAAGAATCGAACAGGGAAGAGGATCAAAACATGTTCTAGGGTACTTTTCAGAATCCGAGCATTACACTAGTCTTATCAGCATTATAACaattgttaattaaaattacaaaaaaaatataggaTGAGAAGGCCATTAGTGGTGGTCTTTTGTATTGCCGTTCATTCCGCAGTCTGCAATAAGTCTTGGAGTCGACTTCAGCCAGATGGCAAGTGGgaaacatataatataatgtgaCTACCCTCGAAACGGGAAGTCAGGCGACCGCGACAATTCGAGGTTTTCCCTATTTTCCGTAATATCATTTATATGTTACCTACGTTACGTCTGTAGTCTAAATGGGCCAACTTCTGAAACCGAATATGTACATATTCCAGTAGAAGTTCGATAAGTATTGCGTAACGTGAGTTACGTCAACAACCTATAAGCGTGTCAAGAACAAAATAATTGATCTTTCGTAAACTTACGAATGATTTAAGGTTTTAGGTCAACGAGTTCTCCGCACGTCAAGCTTCATGCACACTATGGTTTACATTTTCTATGCCATGGGTGCAGATGATTATTCATGCCGCACTCTACCCCTAACTTAATTAACTAAGCCTGTATGACTTAGCCCCTGCGGAGGGTGAACAAACCCCTTGCAAGAATTCGTTTCACGCTGATCTCTGTCCACAGAACATCACAGAGCAGGTCCTGGTGAACGGGGCATACTGGGTGACTAAGACTCGAGAGGTTCGCAGCTGAATGCAGCGTTGTTTCGAATGCTTCCAATGCATAGATTGAGCAATTAATTGACCCTTGCAAACCCTGATCCCTTGAGCCTCGCTATTTCTGTACCCAAGCGTAAAGAACGTCCGTGTGAAATTGGATGAAGTTTCAACGCGTCCTTGAGTAGTTCAATACAcgcatatacctatatgtatatgtatattcagcCCTTCTTTCGAACCCGACGGGtaggtataaataattcactATCCAAACAAACGTCGAGCTGTCATAACAGGAGGCAACGGAATCACCAATACATAAGACGCTTCTTCTTGGGAACAGATCTCAGTTCGATCCCACTTCTTATAGGTCTGCGTTCGTCCGTCTTGTATTCTGTCTAATACTTACTTTTTTGATCAGACTATTTAGTATTCAACTTTTAGTGTATACAGTCACTACATTATATAGTTATGTGATTCGTTTAAAATACCCCATATATATCAGGTAGATAGGTAGGTAGATAGGTAGGTTTGGTGGTGGCGCTAACATCGGTGGTAGATGGgtggaatattttcaatatctatTCTATAAATAAGAGAAGGTGGGGCAAAACGAGATATTTCATTACTGTAGGTCGAACCGTTCGCAGTGAACTGGACCAATACCATCAATATAAGATTGGCAAAGAAATTTAATCTCTTTATGTTGTTTATGTGACGAGCCAAATgggatttatttatttactaacATAAAATTCCAACAATTACCACCATGAGTTacgtaaaaggaaaaaaaatcttgttgtattttacttatttcagctacatatttcattattatgaTCGTGTGACAAACTATTGGGTTACGAGTAAaacttttctcttttattccCCAATGTATCGTTGTGTCCCATCTCTCGATACTTACCAAGTTTTTGACTTTGTGAAATTATaacatttttcagtaaaaaaataattgaatcagCAATAAATTTggtattattttctcaaaatatgCTGTATATACGTggacaaaatttaaaaaattcattgtcgTTCGTggtttttcaagaatttcgcTTTTACATTAGGCGTCGTGATCGTTTACCACCCGTTGCCACTCGCAATATGACTTGCAGATGCGTGTggatgaaatttaaataaatccaCTGTGATTTTATGTTTctaatcaatttcattttttcatcagacAGTGTGAAACTTTTACCACCCGATGCCACCCGCCGCCATGATCTTATTTATGGAACGATCTTAATGCAGAGTGTTGATATTGTAAATGAGTAGAGGTCCTGTTCGCTCGTGCCCGTCCCGTTGGATTGATGCGAGGAGCGAATCCCGTTAGCGTATTATACACAACTCcagttattataattatcaattatcatAACGTAGTCAAGCGTATCGAGTCGATACGAACTATTCGATATTGTAATTTAACACATTAATGCTATATAGTTACTATAGACGAGTAGCGAGTTGAGAGAGCTTGGAGGATCGTGTTGGTTATAAGAAATATATGCCACggtcaattttcattccatcgAATCCCATGATTATTATCGACAAAAACCTTCAACGTTCCTCTGAGCTATCacaattttaataattcataCAATTATAAACAGACAATATATTTGTCACATCATTTGTTTacttatcatcatcatcatcatcattattatattttggATAGTTTTTGGCAACGCAATTAATTTCGAGTTTATCGTACGAATTATAAATGTATACGTAATAACTTGACAGTAGTCATCTAGACGTCGTTTTCATTAactagaaaaataatacaacagtgctattattttcacataggttatatattatttaaatacatacatacaggtGTATAAATACGTGTCATACCTTACAGTTAGACATGTTTTGATTAGAAAATTATACATcacatatgtattttttataacacATACATAGCGTTGGTTGGGGAAGGTAGAAAAGCTTCGATACTAATTGTTTTTCTATAGTCGTTATGAGAAGTTTCAACCTGAAAACAACACCCAGAgctttttgttaataatttttctttcgcagACTCGGATCGCTGAGCTTTTAGGAGTGGCTGGAATCGACGTACCGATAAAGGAGATTGAGAAATTGATGCTACCGCACATGGTTCGTGTTCGTCATTcgctttttaatttttcactcaaattcCACGCTCCTTGCCGATTGTGAGAAACAACAAAACACTCCATTATCCCTGTGTTCTATTTTACAGCTCGGCGTTAACGGCTATGCTTTTATCGTTACCAACAACGGCTACATCCTGATACATCCAGACCTTCGACCCGTCGTAAGTACCGCGCAATTCGTTGACCCATTATTGTTAGTCAAAGTGCTTTAAATTTGACCATCTATCACACAGTTCAGGAACATCCTCAAGCCAGCATATAACAGCGTGGATATGGCCGAAGTCGAGCTGATCGACGACGGAACAATTCCCCGAAATTTTAGCAAATCCCTGCTTCAGGTATAACCAGATTCCATGCtcttttaataattttcaaaggCAAGAACGCTTCCGTTGAGAATAATAACTAAAATATTAGCGACATCAACCTGCGCTTCGAATGTTAATTCTACTACCTTGGCGTTCACAGTTTCGTGATTTGGTGATAAACCAGTCCAGTGGGATGACAACGCTGCACACGAAATACCACTATGACGACATGGTGAGTAAATTTCACAAGTCTCGATCCGATTTTATCATTATGTGACGACGAA
The Neodiprion fabricii isolate iyNeoFabr1 chromosome 1, iyNeoFabr1.1, whole genome shotgun sequence DNA segment above includes these coding regions:
- the LOC124177711 gene encoding voltage-dependent calcium channel subunit alpha-2/delta-3 isoform X1 — translated: MQSPFLTSVIITLMILAEGPSGRTERISYNTVKSWAHKLGFELSLLGKYVTRVQELEESYRQAEVKPRDGAALVQEIAKDIGFLMESKISAVKRIMDVAESLAENASNDVKPPVMYHNAKDNNLTMTYSAHFGRRVNLNYSNFHIPTNVYNQSYNVVTAITWAQKLNTTFMNNYDLDPSLSWQYFGSSTGFMMQYPAISWNMEPVDLFDCRTRNWYIEAAASPKDILILVDNSGSMTGIRKEIARHVVNSILDTLGNNDFVNVIKFSNETHEVVACFNNTLVQANLANIRELKTAMECVDTDKIANFSIVLRQAFELLENFREQRKGTLCNQAIMLVTDGVPENYKEIFATYNWRANSDDPDMGDMPVRVFTYLIGREVPDVRDVRWMACANRGYYVHLSTMAEVSEKVLNYIPVMARPLVLRRTDHPVIWTPVYADVTDPIMTDWLWEQRERSYQRELVETHRIHNPETRQRLMNLREERERRFVQKHKRTYDQDDDLQEYRLMTTVSVPVFNRRPNANITEQVLVNGAYWVTKTRETRIAELLGVAGIDVPIKEIEKLMLPHMLGVNGYAFIVTNNGYILIHPDLRPVFRNILKPAYNSVDMAEVELIDDGTIPRNFSKSLLQFRDLVINQSSGMTTLHTKYHYDDMQRVGRMRRDYFYTGINNTPFTVVVSLPVHGHGGSYRVHAIEEIHRYQHQRDKDATDYFSGSNWRVHPDWTYCGYHYDGDHSFSTPEEELLHFLRRTRVPGWKWMDMNRVGSHPPEHSHSGSSRVNTSKVERTSYYCDRNLLLSLVFDAMVTEWFANASTVREEKGPLAMLMNLLSRKELQQRFGFTLAFVATHSGLTRWQDFPIENDTQPEDHFGKLHPRAIDEVWYKRAVEQYYVQPDSFVFSVPIDDAGADNETFVTASHAIFIGIGKMKAPAAVVGFQFKHSKLQSLFRNITYSCEGLGNCQRSCEDEGLHCYLVDNNGYVVAGENSSDAGKFFGQINKHVMLSLVENGIFDEIEIYDYQAVCFRDEKKICSHGNILLTPLKTLERAANWVLGSLAWIWVKSGIWSSADYAYAYPYPKDDDDEQIDEETVDEDEEEDGIMVEEVKSKPDVPDEKANAEKSHETSDQDRNDEEPNAETKGEKDNQPPQIKRTRPETCDQRMKLYLLQNVSADKYDIDCVSVGDVERDCERPYVVQPVDSSNMILLVVDAICLKSDAEKLTVAPKEVEDYKDSLACYKATNSLPRRRPDSCIRNHTKEREIKDLCGGASRGIGITLLSMLLPILLTVPSSLFAFF
- the LOC124177711 gene encoding voltage-dependent calcium channel subunit alpha-2/delta-3 isoform X2, giving the protein MQSPFLTSVIITLMILAEGPSGRTERISYNTVKSWAHKLGFELSLLGKYVTRVQELEESYRQAEVKPRDGAALVQEIAKDIGFLMESKISAVKRIMDVAESLAENASNDVKPPVMYHNAKDNNLTMTYSAHFGRRVNLNYSNFHIPTNVYNQSYNVVTAITWAQKLNTTFMNNYDLDPSLSWQYFGSSTGFMMQYPAISWNMEPVDLFDCRTRNWYIEAAASPKDILILVDNSGSMTGIRKEIARHVVNSILDTLGNNDFVNVIKFSNETHEVVACFNNTLVQANLANIRELKTAMECVDTDKIANFSIVLRQAFELLENFREQRKGTLCNQAIMLVTDGVPENYKEIFATYNWRANSDDPDMGDMPVRVFTYLIGREVPDVRDVRWMACANRGYYVHLSTMAEVSEKVLNYIPVMARPLVLRRTDHPVIWTPVYADVTDPIMTDWLWEQRERSYQRELVETHRIHNPETRQRLMNLREERERRFVQKHKRTYDQDDDLQEYRLMTTVSVPVFNRRPNANITEQVLVNGAYWVTKTRETRIAELLGVAGIDVPIKEIEKLMLPHMLGVNGYAFIVTNNGYILIHPDLRPVFRNILKPAYNSVDMAEVELIDDGTIPRNFSKSLLQFRDLVINQSSGMTTLHTKYHYDDMQRVGRMRRDYFYTGINNTPFTVVVSLPVHGHGGSYRVHAIEEIHRYQHQRDKDATDYFSGSNWRVHPDWTYCGYHYDGDHSFSTPEEELLHFLRRTRVPGWKWMDMNRVGSHPPEHSHSGSSRVNTSKVERTSYYCDRNLLLSLVFDAMVTEWFANASTVREEKGPLAMLMNLLSRKELQQRFGFTLAFVATHSGLTRWQDFPIENDTQPEDHFGKLHPRAIDEVWYKRAVEQYYVQPDSFVFSVPIDDAGADNETFVTASHAIFIGKMKAPAAVVGFQFKHSKLQSLFRNITYSCEGLGNCQRSCEDEGLHCYLVDNNGYVVAGENSSDAGKFFGQINKHVMLSLVENGIFDEIEIYDYQAVCFRDEKKICSHGNILLTPLKTLERAANWVLGSLAWIWVKSGIWSSADYAYAYPYPKDDDDEQIDEETVDEDEEEDGIMVEEVKSKPDVPDEKANAEKSHETSDQDRNDEEPNAETKGEKDNQPPQIKRTRPETCDQRMKLYLLQNVSADKYDIDCVSVGDVERDCERPYVVQPVDSSNMILLVVDAICLKSDAEKLTVAPKEVEDYKDSLACYKATNSLPRRRPDSCIRNHTKEREIKDLCGGASRGIGITLLSMLLPILLTVPSSLFAFF
- the LOC124177711 gene encoding voltage-dependent calcium channel subunit alpha-2/delta-3 isoform X3 — protein: MQSPFLTSVIITLMILAEGPSGRTERISYNTVKSWAHKLGFELSLLGKYVTRVQELEESYRQAEVKPRDGAALVQEIAKDIGFLMESKISAVKRIMDVAESLAENASNDVKPPVMYHNAKDNNLTMTYSAHFGRRVNLNYSNFHIPTNVYNQSYNVVTAITWAQKLNTTFMNNYDLDPSLSWQYFGSSTGFMMQYPAISWNMEPVDLFDCRTRNWYIEAAASPKDILILVDNSGSMTGIRKEIARHVVNSILDTLGNNDFVNVIKFSNETHEVVACFNNTLVQANLANIRELKTAMECVDTDKIANFSIVLRQAFELLENFREQRKGTLCNQAIMLVTDGVPENYKEIFATYNWRANSDDPDMGDMPVRVFTYLIGREVPDVRDVRWMACANRGYYVHLSTMAEVSEKVLNYIPVMARPLVLRRTDHPVIWTPVYADVTDPIMTDWLWEQRERSYQRELVETHRIHNPETRQRLMNLREERERRFVQKHKRTYDQDDDLQEYRLMTTVSVPVFNRRPNANITEQVLVNGAYWVTKTRETRIAELLGVAGIDVPIKEIEKLMLPHMLGVNGYAFIVTNNGYILIHPDLRPVFRNILKPAYNSVDMAEVELIDDGTIPRNFSKSLLQFRDLVINQSSGMTTLHTKYHYDDMQRVGRMRRDYFYTGINNTPFTVVVSLPVHGHGGSYRVHAIEEIHRYQHQRDKDATDYFSGSNWRVHPDWTYCGYHYDGDHSFSTPEEELLHFLRRTRVPGWKWMDMNRVGSHPPEHSHSGSSRVNTSKVERTSYYCDRNLLLSLVFDAMVTEWFANASTVREEKGKELQQRFGFTLAFVATHSGLTRWQDFPIENDTQPEDHFGKLHPRAIDEVWYKRAVEQYYVQPDSFVFSVPIDDAGADNETFVTASHAIFIGIGKMKAPAAVVGFQFKHSKLQSLFRNITYSCEGLGNCQRSCEDEGLHCYLVDNNGYVVAGENSSDAGKFFGQINKHVMLSLVENGIFDEIEIYDYQAVCFRDEKKICSHGNILLTPLKTLERAANWVLGSLAWIWVKSGIWSSADYAYAYPYPKDDDDEQIDEETVDEDEEEDGIMVEEVKSKPDVPDEKANAEKSHETSDQDRNDEEPNAETKGEKDNQPPQIKRTRPETCDQRMKLYLLQNVSADKYDIDCVSVGDVERDCERPYVVQPVDSSNMILLVVDAICLKSDAEKLTVAPKEVEDYKDSLACYKATNSLPRRRPDSCIRNHTKEREIKDLCGGASRGIGITLLSMLLPILLTVPSSLFAFF
- the LOC124177711 gene encoding voltage-dependent calcium channel subunit alpha-2/delta-3 isoform X5 — its product is MQSPFLTSVIITLMILAEGPSGRTERISYNTVKSWAHKLGFELSLLGKYVTRVQELEESYRQAEVKPRDGAALVQEIAKDIGFLMESKISAVKRIMDVAESLAENASNDVKPPVMYHNAKDNNLTMTYSAHFGRRVNLNYSNFHIPTNVYNQSYNVVTAITWAQKLNTTFMNNYDLDPSLSWQYFGSSTGFMMQYPAISWNMEPVDLFDCRTRNWYIEAAASPKDILILVDNSGSMTGIRKEIARHVVNSILDTLGNNDFVNVIKFSNETHEVVACFNNTLVQANLANIRELKTAMECVDTDKIANFSIVLRQAFELLENFREQRKGTLCNQAIMLVTDGVPENYKEIFATYNWRANSDDPDMGDMPVRVFTYLIGREVPDVRDVRWMACANRGYYVHLSTMAEVSEKVLNYIPVMARPLVLRRTDHPVIWTPVYADVTDPIMTDWLWEQRERSYQRELVETHRIHNPETRQRLMNLREERERRFVQKHKRTYDQDDDLQEYRLMTTVSVPVFNRRPNATRIAELLGVAGIDVPIKEIEKLMLPHMLGVNGYAFIVTNNGYILIHPDLRPVFRNILKPAYNSVDMAEVELIDDGTIPRNFSKSLLQFRDLVINQSSGMTTLHTKYHYDDMQRVGRMRRDYFYTGINNTPFTVVVSLPVHGHGGSYRVHAIEEIHRYQHQRDKDATDYFSGSNWRVHPDWTYCGYHYDGDHSFSTPEEELLHFLRRTRVPGWKWMDMNRVGSHPPEHSHSGSSRVNTSKVERTSYYCDRNLLLSLVFDAMVTEWFANASTVREEKGKELQQRFGFTLAFVATHSGLTRWQDFPIENDTQPEDHFGKLHPRAIDEVWYKRAVEQYYVQPDSFVFSVPIDDAGADNETFVTASHAIFIGIGKMKAPAAVVGFQFKHSKLQSLFRNITYSCEGLGNCQRSCEDEGLHCYLVDNNGYVVAGENSSDAGKFFGQINKHVMLSLVENGIFDEIEIYDYQAVCFRDEKKICSHGNILLTPLKTLERAANWVLGSLAWIWVKSGIWSSADYAYAYPYPKDDDDEQIDEETVDEDEEEDGIMVEEVKSKPDVPDEKANAEKSHETSDQDRNDEEPNAETKGEKDNQPPQIKRTRPETCDQRMKLYLLQNVSADKYDIDCVSVGDVERDCERPYVVQPVDSSNMILLVVDAICLKSDAEKLTVAPKEVEDYKDSLACYKATNSLPRRRPDSCIRNHTKEREIKDLCGGASRGIGITLLSMLLPILLTVPSSLFAFF